The Coffea arabica cultivar ET-39 chromosome 6e, Coffea Arabica ET-39 HiFi, whole genome shotgun sequence genome contains the following window.
ATCTCAAGGGTTTTCAAGGCTGTGATAAAATTAAACAATGTCAGCACATTTTCTACAAATTCAAGAGCATCTAGAAAATGTTTTTAAGAGGACAACAAAACTGGAAAGCAATGGCACAACATGAAGAAAGTACCTTCCAGCTCTTCCTTGTCCACATTAATTTCAAGTGATTTAGCGTAAGCAAAGAACCCTACCATAAGCTGACATGGGATGCCACTTGGTCCAACTGCAAATAAACCATGCAAAGAGCACACATATTAGGAAAAGCACATGATTCTGGTCAGATGGAAGTAGGCTAGATGCTGAGGTGATAATTTGAACAGCATTCACTAACTGTCCGCCAGTTGATTGACTGAAGTTCACTGATACTTCATTACAACTACAGGCTCTGAAAGAGGTCCATCAAATACTATCTGGAAAGCTCGATAAACAGATGCAACATCTCATTTTAGAAAGGTAACTTCATTATGCAATGTAAACCAAATTAACATGCTATCCAAAAGTAAATCAAAGCACGTCAGCAGAAAGTCCATTTTGAAAGTCTTAATAAGGTAATATGAGCATACAATGCACACATGCGTGAGCTAATAGAATATGAAGGACCTGCTTCATACTTACGCAAGCATTTCCGAGCATATCTACATGCAAAAAATGTTTTAACTTTTAACCGCTACAGCACCCctccccaccaaaaaaaaaaagaaaggaaaagaaaagggaagagagagagagagagagatgcaaGTCATAACACAACATCAATAAGTAGAAGCATTCCTATTCTCAAGTAACTTGCGTAATTGTAACGAGTAGGGTAGTGCATATGGAAGGAGATTAAGAGAGATGTCTTATTTTCACCAAGTACGCCTGGAAGAACAATATCATTGtcattgtttttccttttaaacAGAACAGAACATAAATTACTTCATGCATTTATATTAAATTCTTAGTCCATAATAAACTGACCATGTTTTCAAGCTTAACCTCTTTTGATCTCATGAATAAACCCGAACATATGTACAGTTAGAGCATGGCAGAATAAATATTACCAGGCCATGGCTGAGAACTATGATAGACGACTTCACCAACTTCAATCCCAGCTTCCTCCCACGTTTCTCTTCTAACAGCCTCTTCTAAGCTTTCTCCTGGCTAACAACAAATTTAAGGGGAGAAGGAATACAACGAAGGAAGAGCATGCAAAACATGGAAAGGTAATCAAATGCTGTGGATAACTGCAAATGAAGCATAACTAGTAGTGTTGACGCCTAGAAGATTACATCAATAAGTTAGTTAATTCACTTTTAGAAGGGAAACCTAATAGAAAACTACCAATGGCTACATTCTTGAATCATAAATTGACCTCAGAATGGTCATCTCAACATACCTCTATGAAACCAGCCAAGCAACTCCACATGCGAGGCACAAATCTTGACTGCCTACTAAGTAGAGCACGGTCATTCTCTTTATCAATGACTAACATAATGACAACCTGTGAAACAGAAGGATGGTCAGGGAAAACTATGGCTATCAGTTAATCTGGCACAATAACTGCCTTCCCTTACCTACAAAACTAGACAGTATAATATTGAGGGCAAACTATACAGTTATAACAGTTTCCCTGCACAAGAGGAAAAACTATAGAGCATAATACCGGATCAACTCGCGGATAAACCCTCCTTTTGCATAATTCATTTGAACAACTCTTTCGTCTACCAGCGTCCATGGGTACTGTTTTTgctccacaatatccacagaaACGTGATGAGGTATGCCACTCCAGTAAAGCTCTTGCCTGATTCAATGGAAACCAGATACTTTATATACAGTTATACAGGAAACAAGTTGCAATGATAACAAGCATCTTATAAGCACCAAAAGAAAAGGATGTATGAATTCTATGCATGCAAGTGGGACAAAAGATATGAGTGCTTAGAAAAAACCTAGTTAACTGCTTTAACAAAGCTTAAACTCTGAAATTTGCAAATTATGGTGGAACCAAATTCAAGTTCGTCCAGCAACTCCAGAAAAAGCTTAAACTCTGAAATTTGCACATTATGGTGGAACTTAATTCAAGTTCATCCAGTAACTGAAGCATAAAAGATATAGGTAACAGACCACTATTTCCAATTACAGTTAACAATCTAGACATCTACCCTGATAGTAGCATGCTCCTGACATAAACCTCTCACCACTCTCTAATCTTGTCCAACTGACACAATGACATTATCCACTGTAGAGCTTGAAGTTAACCACTCAGCAATCCAAGAACATCCCTTAACACCTACTGGATTACCGGCGATTAAGATCTTACTCATATCTTGCTTACTGAGCTAAATAACAACAtagaaagtttaaaaaaaaaaaaaaaagtacagtGTTTTATACGACCCAAACCAGTATAAGGCATCTGAATATTATCACCACCAAACGAGTTTCTCTATTGCTTCTTCACCTAACATAAGCTAAAAAGTATTTCCCTGTTTGGGGTTAACGAAATAACAGAACGACTGATACCTATAGTACTTTTCTGTAGAATTGTTTACCCTCTGCTTCTGGCAATACCATTAAAACATATTCATTGGAAAAGATTTGAACTTTCACACATCCCAAAAACCACATAATACAAATGCAACCCAAATCACCATTAAGTCCAAAGAATGAGGGGGCAGAGAAAAACCACACTTACATGACCAGCGACAGCAAGCTCACCCATCGCTTTAGCATCAATCCAGTCAGTAGCAACCATCAATGTCCTCAACTCCACAAAGCAAAACTGcctggcaccaaattcactcaCAAGGCCGGTAGCCTCAGATACATCAATAGCCCAATAAACATCATCATCCTCGGCAGTGAAACCCAAGTAGACCAACGAATCTTCATTCAAATTCACCTCAGAATTCTCCAAAAAAGCCCTGCACTCACCCAGGCTCAACCAGCCCAAATGCCAGCTAGGCTTTCCACCGGAGCCAGAAGCATCGCATACCGAACCGACCAAGGGCCTGCCCTTCCTGAAAGGCAAGACCTTGAAATCAGGAGAAGACGGCTCATGGGTGTGGCTCAAAAGAAGAGTCTTGAGGGTCTGGAAAGCCGAAGTAGGCGAAAAAGGGTCACTGGATTTTGGGGTTTTTAGCCTTATGGGGTTGCCTGCAAAGGCATGAGAGTTGAGGTTGATGGACATGGTGGTGGAAAATTGAGAACAGGAATAGGGTTTTCTTGCCGTTTTAATGAGGGATAAATAGTGGAGAGAGAGGCTTTTTTTGGAGAGGGAAATGAAGTTGGAAGCTGCTATTGCTGCTCCGGCTGCTGAggtagaagagagagagaggaggaagaacatttctcctcttctcttgacttccttGTTGGGGGCGTGTCCATTTGGCTTTTTTCCCGTCGAAAGATCTCCCCTCCTGAGTGATGTGGTAAAATCTGGGAGTTAAGCTAGGTGGTGACTCTTGTCAGGTGACAGGTGGACTTTTTCTCTGCAGGTTTCGCCTGTTGTCCTTTTTCGAGCACATGTTTTTTCGTTTTCTcttattttggtagtattttttatttgcatcataattatattttttaatcaatttttatctaaaaaaataattttttattttacatacatttcatcacaaaaaatactataataactattctaaataatatttcaaataatcttttATCCAAATACACTCATTATGTTCCACACCTAGGTTTTATTGCAGATTGCTTCAATCGTTGATGAAGTGCGGAGAGTTTGAGTTCCAAATCAAATATCTAAGTTTGATGGCACTCAAACATTGTAATTATGCCTTGAAGGAATTTTGGACTTTAAATGCTTGAAATTTTAATGGGTTAAAAGCGTTAAACCCCCCCTTAACCTTACCCTTGATTATATTTTACTCCCATCAATTCAATAAATAGGTACTTCGccccttttattttatgttttaggacaaaaatacccctttcatattaattattatttaatttattttttatcctctttccttgtttctacttgtcctttttctttataaattttaatttttctcccTCCTCTCATATGATCAAATACTTTCTTCTCTTTACAATTATTAtctatatattatttttaattttcttaaacttattatttatttatttctatctATCTTTTTTACATTTTGCTATTGAAAGTAATAATTATCATCAAGTGTATGCTATAACAAAGTATATTATCTATGCGCATAGATTATTTCATAAATTATTTAAATCATGTCTAGAGtttagaaaaaattaatttctaaTAACAACAGTAACAAATTCGAATCGTAATAACATAGTGATTAATAAACAATACATAAAAgagtaaataaaaatattagttaCTTTTTTGGGCTATGCTTTTAAATATTAAGTAATTTAAAGTTCTAATTTgctaatatatttttaaatagtTAAATTGCTAAATAATACACACTTTTTTATTATGACAggcatatatattattttttattctatacaatttgttttgaattttttatagtgtaaaaaaataaaatagaagtgATAGTATAATATAATTACAATATTATAATTAGCATACAAATTAGTAATACTAATAAGAAAGTGAAACAAAATAGTGACATAAGAGAAATGAAAAAACagtgaaaggaaaaataaaaaaataaaagaaagtagTGGAAAGGGGAAAATGAGGGAAtgaataaagaaaaacaaaacaaaatagtaAGAGTACATTTgccttaaaatatcaaatagaGGGGCAAGTTGCTTATTTAATGAGTTTAGGGGGACAAAGCACAATTAAGGATAAAATTCAGAGGAGTTTATTACATTTAACCCAATTTGAATTGCATGAATATTGACTATCTAATCAATGTTTTTACAACTTTTTAACGAGTCATGCGTATATGTAGTAAGaatcttacaaaaaaaaaaaaaagaaagaaagaaagaaagacttTATAGTAAGAACTCGCATTTTGAGTAATGGGTGATTAGTCAATATTCTACTATCGAGTATTTCATCTTCTAGAAAATTCACATCTTCTCTGCCAGTCAGTTTTTCCAACTTCTCTCTATTTCTTCTCCTAGTTCCAAGGTCGTCCGTTAGGGAGGGAGACTACGAAGAACATGGTGTGATCTCTTTTCCATGGatttggttcttttttttttttttatagtaaagtctcttttaattttcttaataagagtttttcatttttcctaagAATTTCTAGTGAGGTTCTTCTGTTCTTTCTGGGATTCCTATagaaattttgagttttttttttcttattttgttgttagatctaaatttattttatatatggTTGTCAGATCTAGATTTTTTGGATCTTGAATCTATTTTAATATATCTCATCATCATTATTGAACCTTAAAACCGTTGATTAGTAGATCTAGTGATTGTAATATGCACTAAAGGAAGCCGTAATGATTTATCTATTAGACAACAATtgtgaaatttattttattttttagatctgtcaataatttttcaaatatattGTATCTATTAAATGGCATATCTGTAATTTCAAATGCATGTTTAATCTATTATTAGGGTAGTGATGTAAATTAAATGGTACTGGATAATTTTATAGTGATGTAAATTAAATGGTATTGGATAATCTTCAACAATCTGTTAATGAAAATTTTcgtatatatttttataaagcATTGCATCCTCTAGAGGCATTTGAATAAAAAGGAAGCTATTTTTAGTCAAATCCATTATTAATTCCACCCTTTTGAGTGAAGTAGATTGGCTTAGgttaaaatttcaactcgagTAGTTATCActgatttaaaaaatttaaattttcaaggatttagaTTTTCACAGaaagctttgtttttttttttttttttttatgtttaatagAAGCTGATGGCATTTAACTTCTTATCTACACAACAATGTTCTATTTGGACTGGGTTATTGGAAACGGAATACTACTAATTCCTAGGGCCTGACTTCATCAAGTCTAAAACCGAGAGTTTCCGTTGAATCATCTAAAGGTGCTGCAACTTATAGAAAGATCATTAGAGCTTGCGTTTTTTGGAGTTAAAATACATGAACATCATAAGGATATTTCTAGAACAAAATTTCTAGATTTCAAGGTAAGTCAGAATAAGGAAAAGAGGAATTGTCTTGCAACTTTACTACAGAACTAGTGCACCGTAATCTACAGTTTCCACCATGTGCTATTTATCAGAATGCGACTGTGTACTGCAATAAAAGGACGCTGTCAAGGAAAGGCTAACTCATCTAATTTGGAAAGAATATTTTAGTTGCATCATCAACacgttttttaattatttttttttaatctttcaaTCACCTTATTATCTTACAAATATTACATCACAAAATTGTTAGAAAAATGCTCAAAATTCTTTTCCTTGTTCTGCAAAGGGATGTTgaacaaacaaagaaaaatcctaagatgatgaaatcaaacttTGAAGATATGCTGCAGAGAAAAGATAACCATCAGCTCTTGCAGACACTGACTGTTCTGTTAAACGAAATTGCAGTCTAAAGAAGGTCGGGAAGACAATTTGAAAAGAATAATAGAATTGAATTTTTCAGTCACTGTAAAGATTACTTTGTTCAGCTACAGACAACGGAATTCTCTTCTAGATACAAAACTGATCTTTCTGGTGAAGGGCAGAGTAATGCCAATGGGGATCATCAACTATTGTCATCATCCCATAAGGTTAAGGtataaagagaagaaaatggtatACTATAGATTTTACCACCCCGGTCGATTGTCCGGTAAATATTATTTAAAGCTTCAACTGCAGTTGAACTTTCGAACTTCAATTTTGGCAGCTGGAATGCCAAAGATTTACCGATCCTCGACTTCATTGGGAGAGCCATGAGGTGGAGTTTGATCATCAAGCCAATCAGCATAAATTTTGTTCATCTTCTTTTTCGGTCTCCACCATGAAAAGTTCTTATCCTGCATCACTTCTGGTACAGGAGCACCAACCTCTAAATTAGCAGCGGATGAGTCTAATACGGGAATAGCAACCGGCTTTGTTTGAAAAGGACTAGAATTCACCGTCACTTCAACATCAACTTGGGCAGTTGATACATTTAGTTCTgtcaaaaaggagaaaattcGGAGACAAATCTTAGACTTCAGAGAGTTCGCAGAGAAAATCACAGACAAATCTTAGACTTCAGAGAGTTGGCAACGAATCAAGAACAGATAAAATTGCTTATGCCCATTAGATCAGAATTAAGTctaataaaatgaagaaaatgaatctATGCGGAACAAGAGGAATAGCGTAACTTCTGAAGTGCTGCAATAGACTCCTACATATCAACAAAAAAAGGACCTGGCTGAAAATTTCAACTGGTCATAACTCCAACCATCACTATTGATGAACAGGTTaatggaaaagaggaaaaaaagacaACCAGCTTTGCTTTGGTACCCTTGGCTCTAATAATAACAATGACTTGCTCCAAACTAACAATTTCACCAATATCTGTCAGAAATTAATTGATTGTATAATCTACTATTAAGCATCAGCAAAAAGATGCTGCCTGCAATTATCAGCAGAGCAAAGACTCTCTCCTATGTCAACATAAAATGCAGACATGGTCAAGATTATGTTTCTGACTGTGGAGAACGATCCTCAAGTCATGGAAATTAAGACCGAAATCATTTTCAAGTAAAATTACATGCGGCTATGCACCTAAGCTATGGTCAGTGCCCGGGAAGGGGTGAGGTTTGTGGATTATTTCTAAAAAAGGCAGCGACAACTCTACCCATTTTTTCCCTCTCTATTCAGGCAAGTTATTAGAGATTGTTGATCTTACAAAATTTCTTTGACATAGGTTAGACTTAAAATTCTATTGCAGTCAAACAAACAATACAAATCCTAGAATCGGTAAATCCTTGATCTACAGCTTGGATGAAGGGACTAGAAAACAGGAAGAGAAATCAGCTAATGGaacagtaatttttcttttcccagcCCTTTGTGGAATCAAACTGAATGCAATGCCTTTCTGTTTAGCTTAGTGCAAAAAGCAAGATGAGAAACAGAATAACGAATCTACAGGTAACAAAATAACAGACGGAGAAAACATGATCaactgaaaattaaaataaatagcaACAGCTGTACCGGACTGCCCGTGGGCGAAATGACATCTTTCTCCAAAGGGGCAGCGACCTGTTATCTCCCATTTGCTACATAACTTTGTTTTCCAAGAAGAAGTTTTAGGTCTTAAGGCATCCATGTTTGGATCAACAGGCCTGCTGACTTCTGGCTGATCATAATCGCTTGGATTCCCAATTGACGATCCTCTGGTTCCAATGCTTATTACAGAACTCTCCCTCTGCATTGGCATATCAGTCTTGGACCTTGGGCGTTCATCAAGAGAACTAAAACTAGGTATACGACGTTCGTGAAGAAAGTTGCACTTTTCCCCATACGGACACTCTTCaccattgtaaaacttcttgcAAAGTTTCATCTTGTGGATTAGTCTCTGATCATCAGTCCAGGTCCTAGCCGCTCCATCTTTTTCAGCAAGAAATTCTTGCCAATTTGGTGGGGGTTCTCTCATATCTTCAATCCCATGTGCATAAGTGCATTTTTCCCCATTCTTGCAACTTCCAAACGAGAACTTTGCACACATGCGAGTCTTATAAAAGATATGGCTTGTTCCTTTACTTCCCAGAGGATTTGAAGGGTTCATCCGAGGATTAATCAGTGTTGAGAATGGTTCAGAAACTGCATTATTATAATCTGAGTTCCTCGGTCGCTTGGGAGGAGGTGCATGCTCAAAACGCTCATATAGATCAAGATCTTCGTGGTTTACTGGAAAGCCAGCTGGAAAGCCAGGGTATTCCAATGGAAGTCCTGGCCAAAACCCACCAACATCACCATCTGAAAAGGGCACCTGCGTATAGGCAGGAAGTGGTGGCTGTGGTGGTGGCAATGGCGGTACTGGTGGAGGAGGATTAGGAAAACTCATTTTGTTGCGGTGACAGGGCTTCAGGCTGAGTCCAATATGATTGTTTCTGTTCCTTTTACAAGAAAAATTAATACAGATCGAATTTTCAGCAGAAAACAATGATCTAGGATACTAAAGAGAATACATAACTAAC
Protein-coding sequences here:
- the LOC113695574 gene encoding zinc finger CCCH domain-containing protein 39-like, which produces MSFPNPPPPVPPLPPPQPPLPAYTQVPFSDGDVGGFWPGLPLEYPGFPAGFPVNHEDLDLYERFEHAPPPKRPRNSDYNNAVSEPFSTLINPRMNPSNPLGSKGTSHIFYKTRMCAKFSFGSCKNGEKCTYAHGIEDMREPPPNWQEFLAEKDGAARTWTDDQRLIHKMKLCKKFYNGEECPYGEKCNFLHERRIPSFSSLDERPRSKTDMPMQRESSVISIGTRGSSIGNPSDYDQPEVSRPVDPNMDALRPKTSSWKTKLCSKWEITGRCPFGERCHFAHGQSELNVSTAQVDVEVTVNSSPFQTKPVAIPVLDSSAANLEVGAPVPEVMQDKNFSWWRPKKKMNKIYADWLDDQTPPHGSPNEVEDR
- the LOC113695907 gene encoding nudix hydrolase 19, chloroplastic-like isoform X2, which translates into the protein MFFLLSLSSTSAAGAAIAASNFISLSKKSLSLHYLSLIKTARKPYSCSQFSTTMSINLNSHAFAGNPIRLKTPKSSDPFSPTSAFQTLKTLLLSHTHEPSSPDFKVLPFRKGRPLVGSVCDASGSGGKPSWHLGWLSLGECRAFLENSEVNLNEDSLVYLGFTAEDDDVYWAIDVSEATGLVSEFGARQFCFVELRTLMVATDWIDAKAMGELAVAGHARALLEWHTSSRFCGYCGAKTVPMDAGRRKSCSNELCKRRVYPRVDPVVIMLVIDKENDRALLSRQSRFVPRMWSCLAGFIEPGESLEEAVRRETWEEAGIEVGEVVYHSSQPWPVGPSGIPCQLMVGFFAYAKSLEINVDKEELEDAKWHSREDVKKALTFAEYKKAQRTAADRVDQICKGVEKGQNLSADFSVESGELASMFIPGPFAIAHHLISSWANQVVVNGAETHSKQPGF
- the LOC113695907 gene encoding nudix hydrolase 19, chloroplastic-like isoform X1, which gives rise to MFFLLSLSSTSAAGAAIAASNFISLSKKSLSLHYLSLIKTARKPYSCSQFSTTMSINLNSHAFAGNPIRLKTPKSSDPFSPTSAFQTLKTLLLSHTHEPSSPDFKVLPFRKGRPLVGSVCDASGSGGKPSWHLGWLSLGECRAFLENSEVNLNEDSLVYLGFTAEDDDVYWAIDVSEATGLVSEFGARQFCFVELRTLMVATDWIDAKAMGELAVAGHARALLEWHTSSRFCGYCGAKTVPMDAGRRKSCSNELCKRRVYPRVDPVVIMLVIDKENDRALLSRQSRFVPRMWSCLAGFIEPGESLEEAVRRETWEEAGIEVGEVVYHSSQPWPVGPSGIPCQLMVGFFAYAKSLEINVDKEELEDAKWHSREDVKKALTFAEYKKAQRTAADRVDQICKGVEKGQNLSADFSVESGELASMFIPGPFAIAHHLISSWANQVVVNGAETHSKQPGSSLSSL